The Corynebacterium auriscanis genome includes the window CACGCGGTGGCCGTGGCACCCGTCGTGTGCGTCGCGTGGTTCGCAAGCGAACCTAGCGGGGAAAGCATGCTGCTCAAGTGCAGACAAAGAGCCTTTTGTGGCGCGTGTGAAACCACACGAGGGTGATTTTGTTTCCAGCCTTTTTAGGGGTAGTCTTGAGCAGTCGCTGTTCAATTGTGAGGTGGCTTGCACACTCATGCGTGCATCCGCCCAGCTCGCAGCCCAGAAGCTTTGCAGGGCTGACCAATTGAACGCAGTGAAAGCAATAAGTCCAGTCAGGGTGCTTCTGCTCGTGCCGTCGTTGTTAGGTACGACCGCGGGGGCTGCCTGAACCGAGTAGAGAAATTTAAAGGGGTAGCCCTACATGTACGCGATCGTCAAGACCGGCGGAAAGCAGTACAAGGTTGCCGAAGGTGACCTCGTCAAGGTCGAGAAGATCGAGGGTGAGCCAGGTTCTTCCGTGGCTCTCACCCCGGTTCTCGTCGTCGACGGTGCAGACGTCACCACCGGTGACAAGCTCGCTTCCGCAAGCGTCAACGCAGAAATCGTAGAACACGTCCGCGGCAAAAAGATCCGCGGCATGCACTACCGCAACAAGACCGGCTACA containing:
- the rplU gene encoding 50S ribosomal protein L21, which codes for MYAIVKTGGKQYKVAEGDLVKVEKIEGEPGSSVALTPVLVVDGADVTTGDKLASASVNAEIVEHVRGKKIRGMHYRNKTGYKRRFGHRQALTVLKVTGIK